Proteins encoded within one genomic window of Phototrophicus methaneseepsis:
- a CDS encoding PRC-barrel domain-containing protein produces the protein MNTNITRALSASTLNGTHVVNSQGQDLGHIEDFMIDLNTGRILYTVLSFGGILGIGDKLFAVPFESFTVDQNNENFILDVNKDRLENAPGFDKNNWPSMANTDFQNEVYSYYNVDPYWAEPVR, from the coding sequence ATGAATACGAATATAACACGCGCACTTTCTGCGTCCACATTAAATGGAACCCATGTTGTTAATTCTCAGGGTCAGGATTTAGGTCATATTGAAGACTTTATGATTGATCTGAATACGGGTCGTATCCTGTATACGGTTCTGTCGTTTGGTGGCATCCTGGGTATTGGTGACAAGTTGTTTGCTGTGCCTTTTGAATCCTTCACAGTTGACCAGAATAATGAAAATTTCATTCTGGATGTGAATAAGGATCGTCTGGAGAATGCGCCGGGTTTCGATAAGAATAACTGGCCTTCTATGGCAAACACGGATTTCCAGAATGAGGTTTATAGCTACTACAATGTAGACCCATACTGGGCCGAGCCAGTCCGCTAA
- a CDS encoding SDR family oxidoreductase, protein MKSILITGATSGIGLATAHALHKQGWHIHGSGLPEDDFTHLAEVGAHITPVKLDITDNASVQQLVAQIQAPLNALMNNAGVTVPGALLDLDIEAIQQQFEVNVFGHLRVTQTVLPLLAPDARIVMVSSVMGRVAMPALGAYSMSKHAIEAMADTLRLELADTSMRVISVQMGAIDTPLTQHIAQKMQEKAHTSERFTRLYHGMVRALQQQARYAIPPEKVASVITRAVTSNQPKTRYAVDPATRGLLMMRKYAPDALGDWILRRSLGLYPKE, encoded by the coding sequence ATGAAAAGCATCCTGATCACAGGGGCGACGTCTGGCATTGGCTTAGCAACGGCGCACGCACTGCACAAACAAGGCTGGCATATCCACGGTAGCGGCCTGCCAGAAGACGATTTTACCCACCTGGCAGAGGTCGGCGCACACATCACCCCTGTAAAGCTCGATATCACTGATAACGCAAGCGTACAGCAATTAGTGGCGCAAATTCAAGCACCGCTCAACGCCCTTATGAACAATGCTGGCGTGACGGTACCCGGCGCACTGTTGGATTTAGATATTGAGGCCATTCAACAACAATTTGAGGTTAATGTCTTCGGGCATCTGCGCGTTACACAAACCGTGCTGCCGCTGTTAGCCCCTGATGCCCGTATTGTCATGGTTTCATCTGTGATGGGCCGCGTCGCTATGCCAGCATTGGGTGCCTACAGCATGAGCAAGCACGCTATAGAAGCCATGGCAGATACGCTCCGGCTTGAGCTTGCAGATACATCTATGCGCGTCATCAGCGTGCAAATGGGCGCGATTGATACCCCTCTGACGCAGCATATCGCCCAGAAAATGCAGGAAAAAGCCCATACAAGCGAGCGCTTTACCCGGCTGTATCACGGGATGGTCAGGGCGCTGCAACAACAGGCGCGTTATGCCATACCGCCAGAAAAAGTCGCCAGCGTCATCACCAGGGCCGTGACCAGTAACCAACCCAAAACACGTTACGCCGTTGACCCTGCGACGCGTGGCTTGCTGATGATGCGCAAATATGCCCCAGATGCCCTTGGAGACTGGATATTACGTCGTTCACTGGGTTTATATCCCAAAGAATGA
- the xseB gene encoding exodeoxyribonuclease VII small subunit — protein MDNTNEPSYEQGALADLSFEQAYAQLETVIAQLESGEVPLDDAVALYEKGRQLSAHCQSLLDQAELRVNRLNDDGSLTPQG, from the coding sequence ATGGACAATACAAACGAACCCTCTTATGAGCAGGGCGCGTTAGCAGACCTCTCGTTTGAACAGGCCTATGCGCAGCTAGAGACGGTCATCGCACAGCTTGAAAGTGGCGAAGTCCCGCTTGATGATGCGGTTGCGCTTTATGAAAAAGGGCGGCAGCTTTCCGCACACTGCCAGTCTTTATTGGATCAAGCTGAACTGCGCGTCAACCGTCTGAATGACGATGGCAGCCTCACGCCCCAGGGCTGA
- the dps gene encoding DNA starvation/stationary phase protection protein Dps → MATATKSKMKLHSTSIDIPQDVREQMIALLNQQLADTFDLYSQVKQAHWNVKGMDFMQLHEYFDELAEVIQEYVDEVAERATALGGIAMGTARMAASNSSLEEMNADLKTGEQFVRALVGRMADYAKSTREAIDTADEAGDISTSDLFTEISRAVDKHLWFLEAHIQ, encoded by the coding sequence ATGGCTACTGCAACGAAATCAAAGATGAAGCTGCACTCTACAAGCATTGACATCCCGCAGGATGTTCGTGAGCAGATGATTGCTCTGTTAAATCAGCAGCTTGCCGATACATTCGACCTATATAGCCAGGTGAAGCAGGCTCACTGGAACGTCAAGGGCATGGACTTCATGCAGTTGCATGAGTACTTCGATGAATTAGCCGAAGTCATCCAGGAATATGTGGATGAAGTCGCTGAACGCGCCACCGCACTTGGTGGGATTGCGATGGGTACGGCTCGTATGGCTGCTTCTAACAGCTCCCTCGAAGAAATGAACGCCGACCTGAAGACAGGCGAGCAGTTCGTCCGTGCTTTGGTAGGGCGTATGGCAGATTATGCGAAATCGACCCGCGAAGCGATTGATACAGCAGACGAAGCTGGGGACATCAGCACGTCTGACCTGTTTACAGAAATTAGCCGCGCTGTTGATAAGCACCTATGGTTCCTGGAAGCACACATTCAATAA
- the xseA gene encoding exodeoxyribonuclease VII large subunit has translation MDSTAYSITGVTAYIRNLLESDDLLADVWVTGEVSNYRPAASGHWYFTVKDDNAQLKCVMFRSAAVRQSIEMREGDAVNVHGRISVYDARGEYQLYADMIQPAGGVGSLYEQFERIKAKLLAEGLFDEARKRPLPAFPRKIGVVTSPDAAAFQDVQNVLRRRYPLAEVVLSPTLVQGVEAPPMIVRAIERLQQTDIDVLLICRGGGSIEDLWAFNDERVARALADSRVPTVSGVGHETDFTIVDFVTDRRAPTPSAAAEISTPNVADLYYDLMQTDLLLARLLQDRIALARQTLITQERRLEMASPQRSVRMARQQLDDLYERLHSAQGRYFSRLQERLQARQQALQAANPDAILARGYAIVTRSEDGARIRSIKDASQGSGVMIRLKDGTLAARIEDEETHGQYKRTLL, from the coding sequence ATGGATTCAACCGCCTATTCCATTACAGGCGTCACAGCTTATATCCGCAATTTGCTGGAATCAGATGATTTGCTAGCGGATGTATGGGTCACGGGGGAAGTATCGAATTATCGTCCGGCAGCGTCTGGGCATTGGTACTTTACCGTGAAGGATGATAACGCCCAGCTAAAATGCGTCATGTTTCGCTCGGCGGCAGTACGTCAATCTATCGAGATGCGCGAAGGCGACGCCGTGAACGTGCACGGGCGTATCAGCGTTTATGATGCACGTGGTGAATACCAACTCTACGCGGATATGATCCAACCTGCGGGTGGGGTGGGTAGCCTGTATGAGCAGTTCGAGCGGATTAAGGCCAAGCTGTTGGCTGAGGGCCTCTTTGATGAAGCTCGGAAGCGGCCTTTACCTGCTTTCCCACGCAAAATTGGCGTTGTGACCTCGCCGGATGCGGCGGCCTTCCAGGATGTACAGAATGTGCTGCGCCGTCGCTACCCATTGGCGGAGGTGGTGCTCAGTCCGACATTGGTGCAGGGTGTCGAAGCGCCGCCGATGATCGTACGCGCTATTGAGCGGTTGCAGCAAACAGATATTGACGTGCTGTTGATTTGCCGCGGCGGGGGCAGTATTGAAGATTTATGGGCATTCAATGATGAGCGTGTGGCACGAGCGCTTGCAGATAGCCGTGTCCCAACGGTCAGCGGTGTGGGCCACGAGACGGATTTTACTATTGTAGATTTCGTCACGGATCGTCGTGCGCCGACGCCTTCCGCCGCTGCGGAAATCAGCACGCCTAATGTGGCCGATCTCTACTATGATCTGATGCAGACGGATTTGCTGTTGGCGCGCCTATTGCAGGATCGTATTGCTCTGGCGCGGCAGACGCTCATAACGCAGGAGCGTCGCCTGGAAATGGCCTCCCCGCAGCGAAGCGTCCGAATGGCGCGTCAACAGCTTGATGATCTGTACGAGCGACTGCATAGTGCCCAGGGACGCTATTTCTCGCGTTTACAAGAGCGCCTGCAAGCGCGGCAGCAAGCGTTACAGGCTGCGAACCCGGATGCGATTCTGGCGCGCGGCTATGCTATCGTCACACGCAGCGAAGATGGCGCACGGATCCGCAGCATAAAAGATGCCTCTCAAGGCAGTGGTGTGATGATTCGATTGAAAGACGGCACTTTAGCAGCACGAATTGAGGATGAAGAAACACATGGACAATACAAACGAACCCTCTTATGA